The DNA region ACCCTCGAGGATGTGTGTATGATCTTCGAGTCGTCAGCCAAGAACCCAGTGTAGGGCAGAATCAGACAGCggtaaataataataaagaCGGATCTACCGGCCTGAATAGGCAGTCGCTGGTTAAACATACCTACCAACCATCCGACAACTTGTCGCCATGGTTGTCATCCACGGACTCCCGATTCTATATGCACATATTTAGTACTGAGACTGCGAATCGGTTCTTCCCTGCGGCCCCTGAGATTTTTATTCGAAAGATGATTAGTGCCGCGTTGGACACCCCTCACCTCCTTTACGCACTGCTAGCCGCAGCCTGTAGCCAACACAGTCGCTTGGTTCGGGACACCGGCCCGAGATCCTCGATAGCGTGTCTGAAGTTCACGAACTTGGCAATATCCAATCTAAATTCGGCTCTTTCCAATGTCAAAGAGGTTCTGAGAGTTGAAACTatcactacggcaatggtcCTCTGTACAAATGATGTTTGCAATGGAAATATGCACACATGGAGGACACATCTTTGTGGGGTATTGCAACTGCTGAATACATTTTTGGGCACGTGTTCTGCATACACAGGTGACGCCTATGTACAGTGTCTCGTGAAGTGGTTTACGACCATGGATATCATGGCGGGCTTGTCAGCGCATCGTTCAAGTTGCATATACGACCATACAAGCGGGTCATTGTATCAGTTTCCACGTACTAATGCAGAGGACGTGGATGATATTTGCGGTTACTCCTTGGAATTGGTTCCGATATTATCCCGATTATCACGATTGAGTTCTCAAGTCGGCTCGAAAGCGGCCACCGGAACAGAAATGTTACAGTCGATAACGTGGGAGGCGGCTACTCTTGAGACCGAGATTGATTTGCTTATTGAAAAGGCAGTTACTGACACCACATCGAAGGATACCGGTGGCCTCATCTCCGAGTTAAGGCATACGCATGTTGCCTTCGTTTATGCCGCATTACTCCACCTCCGACGGCGTGTCCAAATGCTTCCGAAGAACCACATCGATGTGCGGAGAGCTGTGCGGAGAGCTCTTGAGGCTGTGCTGCGAATCCCACCCTCCTCTCCTATGAATATCATGATATTGTGGCCAATATTTAGCATTGGTTGCGAATCCGAAATTCCTGGTGAACGCGAGATCATTCAAGGCCGAATGGCGAATATGGAACGAATTGGCATGGGAAATTTCACTCGGACCCGAAAATTGCTTGAGACCTACTGGAAATCCGATTCGTGTCTACCTTGGAGCGTCTACTTTTCACAGCTTGGTTTGGATTTGGTCTTATTCTAAACTGAAAGGACAATACAGGGATAGCAAGCGAATCCCGACGGTCATTCAATCGTGACCATCACGCAACAGATAGCTTTTCGTAATCATTGCGCATGAATTGCCGCAAGGCTTGCAGTCCATTTAGCAATGTCTGGGGCTCTTGCACATAGCCGATTCGCACGTATCCTCGAAAGTTGATTCCACCGCCAAACCACCCACTTCCTGGTACCAGCATGACCTCGACTTGCTCCTGGAGACGCTGGCAAAACACAACATCGTTGATCGGTCTGCCATCTCTGTTGACAAATTTGACGAACGCTGTTGTACCCGCCAGTGGACGCGTCCAGCTCACGGCCCATTTGAACTCCGATGCGAATGCATCAATGGCGTCCATGTTCTGTCTGGCTAGTTGCACATTACGCTTGAGGAGATTGTTCACATGTGGCTTCGAAAGAGTATGGGCTGCCACGCGATTGTCGATCTGGCCAACGGAAATGAGGGTATAGTCGCGCGAAGAGGCGCACGCCTCAATTATAGACGTACTTCTCGAAACGATCCAACCTAGGCGAATACCGGCCAAGCTGAATGCCTTGGACATCGAGCCCGTGGTGATTACCTTTTCATAACTAAAATCTAGAATAGATGGCGGAGGT from Aspergillus chevalieri M1 DNA, chromosome 2, nearly complete sequence includes:
- a CDS encoding uncharacterized protein (COG:E;~EggNog:ENOG410PHWC;~InterPro:IPR015424,IPR015422;~go_function: GO:0003824 - catalytic activity [Evidence IEA]); the encoded protein is MDAIDAFASEFKWAVSWTRPLAGTTAFVKFVNRDGRPINDVVFCQRLQEQVEVMLVPGSGWFGGGINFRGYVRIGYVQEPQTLLNGLQALRQFMRNDYEKLSVA